In Arthrobacter sp. UKPF54-2, the following are encoded in one genomic region:
- a CDS encoding LysM peptidoglycan-binding domain-containing protein has protein sequence MSAVSANSGSLVSVPAQGPFERSGFEAFGPHGIFDGQESGRSRRSVAAGQAPLRLTRRGRFVFYGLPLILLAALVLSLAGFLNAPAKAADSASELSLTPTVTVTVQPGESLWAIAGAVAPERDPRDVVADIVQLNNLGAARVLPGQQLFVPSK, from the coding sequence ATGTCAGCAGTAAGCGCTAATTCCGGTTCGCTGGTTTCCGTTCCCGCCCAGGGCCCGTTCGAGAGGTCCGGTTTCGAGGCCTTCGGCCCGCACGGCATCTTCGACGGCCAGGAATCCGGCCGGAGCCGGCGGTCGGTGGCCGCCGGGCAGGCGCCGCTGCGGCTCACCCGCCGGGGCCGCTTTGTTTTCTATGGCCTGCCGCTGATCCTGCTGGCCGCTCTTGTTCTCTCGCTGGCCGGTTTCCTCAACGCGCCCGCCAAAGCTGCCGACTCCGCGTCGGAGCTCTCGCTCACGCCTACGGTCACCGTCACCGTTCAGCCGGGGGAGTCACTCTGGGCCATCGCCGGCGCCGTGGCACCGGAACGGGATCCCCGCGACGTCGTTGCCGACATCGTCCAGCTCAACAACCTCGGCGCCGCCCGCGTTCTCCCCGGCCAGCAGCTCTTCGTACCCTCCAAGTAG
- a CDS encoding ATP-dependent DNA helicase yields MTEPAVAEGEAPPSGAGESGSGASGEQFVVELLDRAVAGMGGQSRDGQHEMARQVARAIETGDHLLVQAGTGTGKSLAYLIPLIAHSLVSDKPTLVSTATLALQTQIVGRDLPRLLKTITPALDRPVKVALVKGRSNYVCRHKLEGGFPSEEPSEGQLFSLGEDTSVPHFAAAMGGASSQLGKEVVRLREWAEETQTGDRDELLPGVTDRAWRQVSVTSMECLGAQKCPLAAECFSELARQNAADADVVVTNHAMLAVSAFEGLAVLPEYDVVVVDEAHELQDRVTGAVSGQLSVAMVHAAASGARKHTGITVDALNNAASNLELAIEGVPSGLMPNGLNSEQLDCVDQLRDACRAALSDSKGDSANTADGGRQLARSRLMVVLELCERLLAAKENREVVWFSRNSSFDPQQGYSQPDDSAPALINIAPLSVAGRLREGLFADHTVVLTSATLAIGSAFEPAAGGLGLVGPGAPSWTGVDVGSPFEYPKQGILYVAKHLPKPGRGTSPEALDELEKLIRASGGGALCLFSSRRAAEEAAEAMRPRLGLSILCQGESTMTALVKQFADEPDTCLFGTMSLWQGVDVPGNSCRLVVIDRIPFPRPDDPLMTARSRAVAQSGGNGFMSVSATHAAIRLAQGAGRLIRSTSDKGVVAVLDSRLSTERYGAFLRAALPPFWPTTDPAVALAALARLAKETPAPQAAT; encoded by the coding sequence ATGACTGAACCAGCGGTGGCCGAAGGGGAAGCCCCGCCGTCCGGCGCCGGTGAGTCCGGCAGCGGCGCGTCCGGCGAGCAGTTCGTGGTTGAACTGCTCGACCGGGCGGTCGCCGGCATGGGCGGCCAAAGCCGCGACGGCCAGCACGAAATGGCCCGGCAGGTGGCCCGTGCGATCGAAACCGGCGATCACCTGCTGGTCCAGGCCGGCACCGGCACGGGCAAGTCCCTGGCATACCTGATTCCGCTGATCGCCCACTCGCTGGTCAGCGACAAGCCCACGCTGGTCTCCACCGCCACCCTGGCGCTGCAGACCCAGATCGTGGGCCGGGACCTGCCACGGCTGCTCAAGACCATTACCCCGGCCTTGGACCGGCCGGTGAAGGTGGCCCTGGTCAAGGGCCGCTCCAACTATGTCTGCCGGCACAAGCTCGAGGGCGGCTTCCCCTCCGAGGAGCCCTCGGAGGGCCAGTTGTTCTCCCTCGGCGAGGACACCTCCGTGCCGCACTTCGCCGCCGCGATGGGCGGAGCGTCCTCGCAGCTCGGCAAGGAAGTGGTCCGGCTCCGCGAGTGGGCCGAGGAAACCCAGACGGGGGACCGGGACGAGCTGCTGCCGGGCGTGACCGACCGCGCCTGGCGCCAGGTCTCCGTCACCTCGATGGAATGCCTCGGGGCACAGAAATGCCCGCTCGCCGCCGAATGCTTCAGCGAGCTCGCCCGGCAAAACGCCGCCGACGCCGACGTCGTGGTCACCAACCACGCCATGCTGGCCGTCAGCGCCTTCGAAGGCCTCGCCGTGCTGCCCGAGTACGACGTCGTGGTGGTGGACGAGGCCCACGAACTGCAGGACCGGGTCACCGGCGCCGTGTCCGGCCAGTTGTCCGTCGCCATGGTGCACGCCGCCGCCTCAGGTGCCCGCAAGCACACCGGGATCACCGTCGACGCGCTCAACAACGCCGCGTCCAACCTGGAACTCGCCATTGAAGGCGTCCCCAGCGGGCTAATGCCTAACGGCCTGAACAGCGAACAGCTCGACTGCGTGGACCAGCTGCGCGACGCCTGCCGCGCAGCGCTCTCAGACTCGAAGGGAGACAGCGCGAACACCGCCGACGGCGGCCGGCAGCTCGCCCGGTCCCGCCTGATGGTGGTCCTCGAACTCTGCGAACGGCTCCTGGCCGCCAAGGAAAACCGCGAGGTGGTCTGGTTCTCCCGGAATAGCAGTTTCGACCCGCAACAGGGCTACTCACAGCCCGACGACTCCGCACCGGCGCTGATTAACATCGCCCCGCTCAGCGTCGCCGGGCGGTTGCGCGAGGGCTTGTTCGCCGACCACACCGTCGTGTTGACCTCGGCCACCCTGGCCATCGGTTCGGCCTTCGAGCCGGCGGCCGGGGGCCTGGGCCTGGTCGGCCCCGGCGCGCCCAGCTGGACCGGCGTCGACGTCGGGTCCCCGTTCGAATATCCCAAGCAGGGCATCCTCTACGTTGCCAAGCACCTGCCCAAGCCCGGCCGCGGCACGTCGCCCGAAGCGCTCGACGAGCTCGAAAAGCTGATCCGCGCCTCCGGCGGCGGTGCCCTGTGCCTCTTCTCCTCCCGGCGCGCCGCCGAGGAAGCCGCCGAGGCGATGCGGCCCCGGCTGGGCCTGAGCATCCTCTGCCAGGGCGAATCGACCATGACGGCGCTGGTGAAGCAGTTCGCGGACGAGCCGGACACCTGCCTCTTTGGCACCATGTCGCTCTGGCAGGGCGTCGACGTACCCGGAAACTCCTGCCGGCTGGTGGTGATCGACCGGATCCCGTTCCCGCGCCCGGATGATCCGCTGATGACGGCGCGCTCCCGCGCCGTGGCCCAGTCCGGCGGCAACGGCTTCATGAGCGTCTCGGCGACGCACGCGGCCATCCGGCTCGCCCAGGGGGCCGGACGGCTGATCCGCTCGACGTCGGACAAGGGCGTGGTGGCCGTCCTCGACTCCAGGCTGTCCACCGAACGGTACGGAGCGTTCCTCCGGGCCGCGCTGCCGCCGTTCTGGCCCACCACCGACCCTGCGGTGGCCCTGGCCGCCCTCGCGCGCCTGGCCAAGGAGACGCCGGCCCCACAGGCCGCCACCTAG
- the dapF gene encoding diaminopimelate epimerase, with the protein MDETLAAAADHLPAGDTAGDTAGDTSGLGGLKFSKGHGTGNDFVLIADPHGALSVTPEQVAALCDRHRGIGADGLIRAVPSRLLPEGQELLGQHPAAEWFMDYRNGDGSLSEMCGNGVRVFVQFLVKEGLVDLPAGESLTIGTRGGVKTVVRTAAGYAVDMGPWEFIFPGEATARAMDSLVSADGLEVARPALSVSMGNPHTVVALAELAELEATELFRAPRVDPAPPHGTNVEFVVPSEPLVHDGVGAITMRVHERGVGETLSCGTGACAAAVAIRHWAGAGAPDTWNVTVPGGVVGVKFFLAADGHEHVELSGPAVIVASGMLS; encoded by the coding sequence ATGGACGAAACCCTGGCCGCGGCCGCTGACCACCTGCCCGCCGGAGACACCGCCGGAGACACCGCCGGAGACACCTCCGGACTCGGCGGCCTGAAGTTCTCCAAGGGCCACGGAACGGGCAACGACTTTGTCCTGATCGCGGACCCGCACGGCGCCCTCTCGGTCACCCCGGAGCAGGTTGCCGCGCTCTGTGACCGTCACCGCGGCATCGGCGCCGACGGCCTCATCCGCGCTGTCCCCTCCCGGCTGCTGCCCGAAGGCCAGGAGCTGCTCGGCCAGCACCCCGCGGCGGAGTGGTTTATGGACTACCGCAACGGCGACGGCTCGCTCTCGGAAATGTGCGGCAACGGCGTGCGCGTCTTCGTCCAATTCCTCGTCAAGGAGGGTCTCGTGGACCTGCCGGCCGGGGAATCGCTGACCATTGGAACCCGCGGCGGCGTCAAGACCGTGGTGCGCACCGCGGCCGGCTACGCCGTCGACATGGGCCCTTGGGAGTTCATCTTCCCGGGCGAGGCCACCGCCCGCGCCATGGATTCGCTGGTCAGCGCCGACGGCCTGGAAGTCGCCCGGCCCGCGCTGTCGGTGAGCATGGGCAACCCGCACACCGTCGTCGCCCTCGCGGAGCTCGCCGAGCTCGAAGCCACCGAATTGTTCAGGGCGCCGCGGGTTGACCCCGCGCCGCCGCACGGCACCAACGTCGAATTCGTGGTGCCGTCCGAACCGCTGGTCCACGATGGCGTCGGAGCCATCACCATGCGCGTGCACGAGCGGGGTGTGGGGGAGACCCTGTCATGCGGCACCGGGGCCTGCGCCGCCGCCGTCGCGATCCGGCACTGGGCCGGCGCGGGCGCCCCGGACACCTGGAACGTCACGGTGCCCGGCGGCGTCGTCGGGGTCAAATTCTTCCTGGCCGCGGACGGCCACGAGCACGTGGAGCTGAGCGGCCCCGCCGTGATCGTCGCTAGCGGGATGCTTTCCTGA
- the lexA gene encoding transcriptional repressor LexA, producing MAAQAAGGRAAQRNPQTGRAPKGLTVRQKKILETIQRSVTDNGYPPSMREIGDTVGLASLSSVTHQLSQLEKLGYLRRDPKRPRAMEVLLPLTLDEGAAKVSGVAKSTGLRAVGGLAVSELASATDTAMVPFVGRIAAGGPILADQVVEDVMPLPRQLVGHGELFMLRVAGDSMIDAAICDGDWVVVRRQNDAVNGDIVAALLDDEATVKTFRQRDGHTWLLPQNTQYEPILGDHAVIMGKVVSVLRSL from the coding sequence ATGGCAGCACAAGCCGCCGGCGGGAGGGCCGCCCAGCGGAACCCCCAGACCGGCCGGGCGCCGAAGGGCCTCACCGTCCGGCAGAAGAAGATCCTGGAGACCATCCAGCGGTCCGTGACGGACAACGGTTACCCGCCCTCGATGCGTGAAATCGGCGACACCGTCGGCCTCGCCAGCCTCTCCAGCGTCACCCACCAGCTCTCGCAGCTGGAAAAGCTCGGTTACCTGCGGCGGGACCCGAAACGGCCCCGCGCCATGGAAGTCCTGTTGCCGCTGACGCTCGACGAGGGCGCCGCCAAGGTGTCCGGTGTGGCGAAATCCACCGGCCTGCGGGCCGTCGGCGGCCTTGCCGTATCGGAGCTCGCCAGCGCTACCGACACCGCCATGGTGCCCTTTGTGGGCCGGATCGCCGCCGGCGGCCCCATCCTGGCCGACCAGGTGGTGGAGGACGTGATGCCGCTGCCGCGCCAGCTGGTGGGCCACGGCGAACTGTTTATGCTCCGGGTGGCCGGCGATTCGATGATCGATGCCGCCATCTGCGACGGCGACTGGGTGGTGGTTCGGCGCCAGAACGACGCCGTCAACGGCGACATCGTGGCCGCCCTGCTCGACGACGAGGCCACGGTCAAGACATTCCGCCAGCGCGACGGCCACACCTGGCTGCTTCCGCAGAACACCCAGTACGAGCCGATCCTGGGTGACCACGCCGTCATCATGGGCAAGGTCGTCTCCGTGCTGCGCTCCCTCTAG
- a CDS encoding histidinol-phosphate transaminase, producing the protein MTDQLERLNRLPLRTNLRGLRPYGAPQLDVPILLNVNENTHGVPADVRAAIAEAVTEAAAGLNRYPDREFTELREGLAEYLGHGLEAGNIWAANGSNEVLQQILQAFGGPGRTALGFPPTYSMYPLLAAGTDTEYLAGVRAEDYGLSAESAAQQVCELKPNVVFLCSPNNPTGTGLGLDVVEAVYEAGEASQTIVIVDEAYHEFAHDGTPSALTLLPGRERLIVSRTMSKAFALAGARLGYMAAAPEVTDALRLVRLPYHLSAITQATALAALRHRVALMADVEDIKRQRDRIVAELTRMGLKPAASDSNYVFFGGLENPHETWQGLLDAGVLIRDVGIPGHLRVTAGTETETTAFLQALERILTGHQAQSA; encoded by the coding sequence GTGACTGACCAGCTAGAGCGCCTCAACCGACTGCCCCTCCGGACGAACCTGCGGGGGTTGCGCCCGTACGGCGCTCCCCAGCTGGACGTCCCCATCCTGCTGAACGTCAACGAAAACACCCATGGCGTCCCGGCCGACGTCCGGGCGGCCATCGCCGAAGCGGTGACGGAGGCCGCCGCCGGGCTGAACCGCTACCCGGACCGCGAGTTCACCGAACTGCGGGAAGGGCTCGCCGAATACCTCGGCCACGGCCTCGAAGCCGGCAACATCTGGGCGGCGAACGGCTCCAACGAGGTCCTGCAGCAAATCCTCCAGGCCTTCGGCGGCCCAGGCCGCACTGCGCTCGGCTTCCCTCCCACGTACTCCATGTACCCGCTGCTGGCCGCCGGCACGGACACCGAATACCTCGCCGGAGTCCGCGCCGAGGACTACGGACTCAGCGCCGAATCGGCCGCGCAGCAGGTCTGCGAGCTCAAACCCAACGTCGTTTTCCTGTGCTCGCCGAACAACCCCACCGGCACCGGCCTCGGCCTCGACGTCGTTGAGGCTGTCTACGAAGCCGGCGAAGCAAGCCAGACCATCGTGATCGTCGACGAGGCGTACCACGAGTTCGCCCACGACGGCACGCCCAGCGCCCTGACGCTGTTGCCCGGACGGGAGCGGCTGATCGTCTCCCGCACCATGAGCAAGGCCTTCGCCCTGGCCGGTGCCCGGCTGGGCTACATGGCGGCCGCGCCGGAGGTCACCGACGCCCTGCGCCTGGTCCGCCTGCCGTACCACCTCTCCGCCATCACCCAGGCCACGGCGCTGGCCGCGCTGCGCCACCGGGTGGCCCTGATGGCCGACGTGGAAGACATCAAGCGCCAGCGGGACCGGATCGTCGCCGAGCTGACCCGGATGGGACTCAAGCCCGCGGCCTCGGACTCCAACTACGTCTTCTTCGGCGGCCTCGAGAACCCGCACGAGACGTGGCAGGGGCTGCTGGACGCCGGCGTCCTCATCCGCGACGTCGGCATCCCCGGCCACCTGCGCGTGACCGCCGGCACTGAGACGGAAACCACAGCCTTCCTGCAGGCGCTGGAACGGATCCTGACCGGCCACCAGGCACAGTCCGCCTAG
- a CDS encoding class I SAM-dependent methyltransferase: MESAHYFSAQPAGPFTRKPLTVELAGAQRTLQTSSGIFSPDGVDKGTAVLLADVPAPAPQGNLLDIGCGWGPIALTMALRAPHARVYAVDVNERCVTLTNENAALLGLENVTASTPGEVDPELRFDTIWSNPPIRIGKDELHALLLLWLPRLAPGGSAWLVVQKNLGSDSLQRWLAEELDSSFTVTRESTSKSFRILRVRKASR; the protein is encoded by the coding sequence ATGGAGTCCGCACACTATTTCAGCGCCCAACCGGCCGGGCCGTTCACCCGCAAGCCCCTGACCGTGGAGCTTGCCGGCGCGCAGCGGACGCTGCAGACGTCCTCCGGGATTTTCAGCCCGGACGGCGTCGACAAGGGAACAGCGGTCCTGCTGGCGGACGTCCCGGCCCCCGCGCCGCAGGGGAACCTGCTGGATATCGGCTGCGGATGGGGTCCGATCGCGCTGACCATGGCGCTGCGGGCCCCGCACGCCCGGGTCTATGCGGTGGACGTGAACGAGCGCTGCGTAACCCTGACGAATGAAAATGCCGCGCTGCTGGGGTTGGAGAATGTCACCGCCAGCACCCCCGGCGAGGTGGACCCGGAGCTTCGCTTCGACACCATCTGGTCCAACCCGCCCATCCGGATCGGCAAGGACGAACTCCACGCCCTGCTGCTGCTGTGGCTGCCGCGGCTGGCCCCGGGCGGTTCGGCCTGGCTGGTGGTGCAGAAGAACCTAGGCTCGGATTCGCTTCAGCGCTGGCTCGCCGAGGAGCTGGACAGCAGCTTCACCGTGACCCGGGAGAGCACCTCAAAATCGTTCCGCATCCTGCGGGTCAGGAAAGCATCCCGCTAG
- the miaA gene encoding tRNA (adenosine(37)-N6)-dimethylallyltransferase MiaA, with protein MATTTPPVIAVVGPTGSGKSDLAVSLALALDGEVVNADAMQFYRGMDIGTAKITEAERRGVPHHLLDILDVTEEASVSDFQQQARAVIADIHARGKRAILAGGSGLYVRAVLDVLEFPGTDPAVRQRLEQEEAAAGLAPLRARLDRVDPVSAGRLGDARRVIRALEVYELTGRPFSSFMPTREYFQPAVQIGLEVDREQLRERLASRVHAMVEHGLLAEVRRLDALGLRRGKTASRALGYAQFLKVVDGDSDVAQAAEETIVATRQFARRQLTWFRADPRISWLDWQDPHLPAKAAALCR; from the coding sequence GTGGCCACAACCACGCCCCCGGTCATCGCCGTCGTCGGGCCCACCGGATCCGGTAAGTCGGATCTGGCCGTGTCGCTGGCCCTGGCCCTCGACGGCGAGGTGGTCAACGCCGATGCCATGCAGTTCTACCGCGGCATGGACATCGGCACCGCCAAGATCACCGAGGCCGAGCGCAGGGGAGTGCCCCACCACCTGCTCGACATCCTCGACGTGACCGAAGAGGCCAGCGTCTCCGACTTCCAGCAGCAGGCCCGTGCCGTGATCGCGGACATCCACGCCCGCGGCAAACGGGCCATCCTGGCCGGCGGCTCGGGCCTGTACGTCCGTGCCGTCCTCGACGTCCTCGAGTTCCCCGGAACCGACCCCGCAGTCCGGCAGCGCCTCGAGCAGGAGGAGGCAGCCGCCGGACTCGCCCCGCTGCGGGCGCGGCTGGACCGGGTGGATCCGGTCTCGGCCGGCCGGCTGGGCGATGCGCGCAGGGTGATCCGCGCCCTGGAGGTCTACGAACTCACGGGGCGGCCCTTCAGCTCCTTCATGCCCACACGCGAGTACTTCCAGCCGGCCGTGCAGATCGGGCTTGAGGTGGACCGCGAACAGCTGCGCGAACGCCTGGCCTCCCGCGTCCACGCCATGGTGGAGCACGGGCTGCTGGCGGAGGTGCGGCGCCTGGATGCCCTGGGGTTGCGCCGCGGCAAAACCGCCTCCCGGGCCTTGGGCTACGCGCAGTTCCTCAAGGTGGTCGACGGCGATTCGGATGTCGCGCAGGCCGCGGAGGAAACCATAGTCGCGACCCGCCAGTTCGCCCGCCGCCAGCTCACCTGGTTCCGCGCCGACCCGCGGATCAGCTGGCTGGACTGGCAGGACCCCCACTTGCCGGCCAAGGCCGCCGCGCTCTGCCGCTGA
- the miaB gene encoding tRNA (N6-isopentenyl adenosine(37)-C2)-methylthiotransferase MiaB, translating to MSLTIPTPAPGGTPSPDEKSADRTYQVRTFGCQMNVHDSERMSGMLEAAGYVRSDGELADVVVFNTCAVRENADNKLYGNLGILRPVKEANPGMQIAVGGCLAQKDRETILKKAPWVDAVFGTHNVGALPALLERARHNNEAQLEILESLDVFPSTLPTKRDSVYAGWVSISVGCNNTCTFCIVPSLRGKEKDRRPGDILAEIQALVDDGAIEVTLLGQNVNSYGVEFGDRQAFSKLLRACGGIPGLERVRFTSPHPAAFTDDVIDAMAETPNVMPQLHMPLQSGSDKVLREMRRSYRSAKFLGILDKVRAKIPHAAISTDIIVGFPGETEEDFQATLDVVEKSRFATAFTFQYSKRPGTPAAELPDQLPKAVVQERFERLTALQDRIAAEENARQLGRRVEVMVTAQSGRKAGETHRLSGRAQDQRLVHFSVPAGAETPRPGDLVTVTITEAAAFHLVADPASAEDYSLRRSRAGDAWDRSQADSCGAPAPAGANGSTGGTSGVSLGMPSVPLRTR from the coding sequence GTGAGTTTGACCATTCCTACCCCAGCCCCCGGCGGTACCCCCTCCCCGGATGAGAAGTCCGCGGACCGCACCTACCAGGTGCGGACCTTCGGCTGCCAGATGAACGTCCACGATTCCGAGCGGATGTCCGGCATGCTCGAAGCCGCCGGGTACGTGCGCTCCGACGGCGAGTTGGCCGACGTCGTCGTCTTCAACACCTGCGCGGTCCGGGAAAATGCCGACAACAAGCTCTACGGCAACCTCGGCATTCTCCGCCCGGTGAAGGAAGCCAACCCGGGCATGCAGATCGCCGTCGGTGGCTGCCTCGCGCAGAAAGACCGCGAGACCATCCTTAAGAAGGCGCCCTGGGTCGACGCGGTCTTCGGAACCCACAACGTCGGCGCCCTGCCCGCCCTGCTGGAACGCGCCCGCCACAACAACGAGGCGCAGCTGGAAATCCTCGAGTCCCTCGACGTGTTCCCCTCCACGCTGCCCACCAAACGCGACTCCGTCTACGCGGGCTGGGTCTCCATCTCGGTCGGCTGCAACAACACCTGCACCTTCTGCATCGTTCCGTCGCTGCGCGGCAAGGAAAAGGACCGCCGGCCCGGGGACATCCTCGCCGAGATCCAGGCCCTCGTCGACGACGGCGCCATCGAAGTCACGCTGCTGGGCCAGAACGTCAACTCATACGGCGTCGAGTTCGGCGACCGGCAGGCGTTCTCCAAGCTGCTGCGCGCCTGCGGCGGGATTCCCGGCTTGGAACGCGTCCGGTTCACCAGCCCGCACCCGGCAGCGTTCACCGACGACGTCATCGACGCCATGGCCGAGACCCCCAACGTTATGCCGCAGCTGCACATGCCCCTGCAGTCCGGCTCGGACAAGGTGCTCCGGGAGATGAGGCGGTCCTACCGGTCCGCCAAGTTCCTCGGCATCCTGGACAAGGTCCGGGCGAAGATCCCGCACGCCGCGATCTCCACCGACATCATCGTCGGATTCCCCGGCGAAACCGAGGAGGACTTCCAGGCCACCCTCGACGTCGTGGAAAAGTCCCGCTTCGCCACCGCCTTCACCTTCCAGTACTCCAAGCGGCCCGGCACGCCCGCCGCCGAACTCCCGGACCAGTTGCCCAAGGCCGTGGTGCAGGAGCGCTTCGAGCGGCTCACCGCGCTGCAGGACCGGATCGCCGCCGAGGAGAACGCCCGCCAGCTCGGCCGCCGCGTGGAGGTTATGGTGACCGCCCAGTCGGGCCGCAAAGCCGGGGAAACGCACCGCCTCTCCGGCCGCGCGCAGGACCAGCGGCTGGTGCACTTCTCCGTACCCGCCGGCGCCGAAACACCCCGCCCCGGAGACCTCGTCACCGTGACCATCACCGAGGCCGCGGCATTCCACCTCGTCGCGGACCCGGCGTCGGCCGAGGACTACAGCCTGCGCCGCTCCCGAGCCGGCGACGCGTGGGACCGGTCCCAGGCCGATTCCTGCGGCGCCCCGGCCCCCGCCGGAGCCAACGGCAGCACCGGCGGCACCTCCGGCGTGTCGCTGGGCATGCCCAGCGTGCCGCTGCGCACCCGCTAA
- the hflX gene encoding GTPase HflX codes for MTSQPNTGPDSAAQDMSPAEIQAVIDRILSKDAPASKNGTGAGHSGHSGESRAVFGKAQAISRLDEEHGSYDGDQQDLEERHALRRTAGLSTELEDVTEVEYRQLRLERVVLAGLWTEGTLADAENSLRELAALAETAGSEVLDGLVQRRAKPDPGTFLGSGKAQELKDIVMSTGADTVVVDAELAPSQRRGLEDIVKVKVIDRTALILDIFAQHAKSREGKAQVELAQLEYLLPRLRGWGESMSRQAGGQVGGAGAGMGSRGPGETKIELDRRRIRTRMAKLRREIAAMKPARETKRANRRRNAVPSVAIAGYTNAGKSSLLNRLTDAGVLVENALFATLDPTVRKAETADGLGYTLADTVGFVRSLPTQLVEAFRSTLEEVADSDLILHVVDVSHPDPEGQIAAVRAVFSEVDARKVPEIIVLNKADAADPFVIERLKQREPRHVVVSARTGQGIAELLKAISEGIPRPSVKLELMIPYNRGDLLSKLHETDAEIISLDHEETGTRAVVMVREGLAAELDSFVSND; via the coding sequence ATGACCAGTCAGCCCAACACCGGACCCGATTCAGCCGCCCAGGACATGAGCCCTGCGGAAATCCAGGCTGTCATCGACCGGATCCTCTCCAAAGACGCCCCTGCCTCGAAGAACGGGACCGGCGCCGGCCACTCCGGCCACTCCGGCGAGTCCCGGGCCGTGTTCGGCAAGGCCCAGGCCATCTCGCGGCTGGATGAGGAGCACGGCAGCTACGACGGCGACCAGCAGGACCTCGAGGAACGCCACGCGCTCCGCCGCACGGCCGGCCTGTCAACGGAACTCGAAGACGTCACCGAAGTCGAATACCGCCAGCTGCGCCTGGAACGTGTGGTCCTCGCCGGGCTGTGGACCGAAGGCACCCTCGCCGACGCCGAGAACTCCCTTCGCGAGCTCGCGGCCCTGGCCGAAACCGCCGGTTCCGAGGTCCTCGACGGACTCGTCCAGCGCCGCGCCAAACCTGACCCGGGCACGTTCTTGGGCTCCGGCAAGGCCCAGGAACTCAAGGACATCGTGATGTCCACCGGCGCGGACACCGTGGTGGTCGACGCCGAACTGGCCCCGTCCCAGCGCCGCGGCCTCGAGGACATCGTCAAGGTCAAGGTCATCGACCGCACGGCCTTGATCCTGGACATCTTCGCCCAGCACGCCAAGAGCCGCGAGGGCAAGGCCCAGGTGGAATTGGCCCAGCTCGAATACCTGCTCCCGCGCCTGCGCGGCTGGGGTGAATCGATGTCCCGCCAGGCCGGCGGCCAGGTGGGCGGCGCCGGAGCGGGCATGGGTTCGCGCGGCCCCGGTGAGACCAAGATCGAGCTGGACCGCCGCCGGATCCGCACCCGGATGGCCAAACTGCGGCGCGAAATTGCCGCGATGAAGCCGGCCCGGGAGACCAAACGGGCCAACCGCCGTCGTAACGCCGTTCCCTCCGTGGCCATCGCCGGGTACACCAACGCCGGCAAGTCCTCGCTGCTGAACCGGCTGACCGACGCCGGAGTCCTGGTGGAGAACGCCCTGTTCGCCACGCTGGATCCGACCGTGCGCAAGGCCGAAACCGCTGACGGGCTCGGCTACACCCTCGCCGACACCGTGGGCTTCGTCCGTTCGCTGCCCACCCAGCTGGTGGAAGCCTTCCGCTCCACCCTGGAGGAGGTCGCGGATTCGGACCTGATCCTGCACGTCGTCGACGTCTCCCACCCCGATCCGGAGGGCCAGATCGCGGCGGTCCGCGCCGTGTTCAGCGAAGTCGACGCGCGCAAGGTGCCGGAAATCATCGTCCTGAACAAGGCCGATGCCGCCGACCCGTTCGTGATCGAGCGGCTCAAGCAGCGCGAACCGCGCCACGTGGTGGTCTCGGCCCGCACCGGCCAAGGCATTGCCGAGCTGCTCAAGGCCATCAGCGAGGGCATCCCCAGGCCGAGCGTGAAGCTGGAACTGATGATCCCGTACAACCGGGGGGACCTGCTCAGCAAGCTGCACGAGACCGACGCGGAAATCATCAGCCTCGACCACGAGGAGACCGGCACCCGTGCCGTGGTGATGGTGCGCGAGGGGCTCGCCGCCGAACTGGATTCCTTCGTCAGCAATGACTGA
- a CDS encoding regulatory protein RecX: MVLRQLTHSPKSRLQLTRKLAERNIPEDVAEAVLDRFEEVRLIDDAVFADMWVRSRAQTRKLAKGALRRELVEKGIDQETAAGALEQLSDEDEEAAARDLVERKLRNARGLEDRAERDKTVRRLASMLARKGYQPSQAFRIVGEAVDASLEEPDDEA; encoded by the coding sequence GTGGTGCTGCGGCAGCTGACCCACTCGCCCAAGAGCCGGCTGCAGCTCACCCGCAAACTGGCCGAGCGCAACATCCCGGAAGACGTCGCCGAGGCCGTGCTCGACCGCTTCGAAGAAGTCCGCCTGATCGACGACGCCGTGTTCGCCGACATGTGGGTCCGCAGCCGGGCGCAGACGCGCAAGCTTGCCAAGGGCGCGCTGCGGAGGGAGCTGGTCGAGAAGGGCATCGACCAGGAGACCGCCGCCGGCGCCCTCGAACAGCTCAGCGACGAGGACGAGGAAGCCGCGGCCCGGGACCTGGTGGAGCGCAAGCTGCGGAACGCCCGCGGCCTGGAAGACCGTGCGGAGCGGGACAAAACCGTCCGCCGGCTCGCGTCCATGCTGGCACGCAAGGGCTACCAGCCGTCCCAGGCCTTCCGGATCGTCGGAGAGGCCGTGGACGCGTCGCTCGAAGAACCGGACGACGAGGCCTGA